One Thiocapsa sp. genomic window carries:
- a CDS encoding argininosuccinate synthase yields MAQGAIKKVVLAYSGGLDTSVILKWLQEEYGCEVVTFTADIGQGEELEPARAKATAAGVKEIYIDDLREEFVRDFVFPMFRANAIYEGEYLLGTSIARPLIGKRLIEIAAETGADAISHGATGKGNDQVRFELTAYALNPDIKIIAPWREWDLLSREKLMDYAASRGIAVEMKRDGTKSPYSMDANLLHISYEGYDLEDPWVEPGADMWRWSVAPEDAPDQATLIELMFERGDCVGIDGQRMSPAEVLAELNRIGGANGIGRSDIVENRYVGMKSRGCYETPGGTILLKAHRAMESLTLDREAAHLKDELMPRYASLVYNGYWFAPERLMLQAAIDATQDVVNGVVRLRLYKGNVMVVGRKSETNSLFDASIATFEEDAGAYDQKDATGFIRLNALRLRVAGRKRR; encoded by the coding sequence ATGGCGCAAGGCGCAATCAAGAAGGTGGTGTTGGCCTACTCCGGTGGCCTGGATACCTCGGTCATCCTCAAGTGGCTGCAGGAGGAGTATGGCTGCGAGGTCGTGACCTTCACGGCCGACATCGGCCAGGGCGAGGAGCTCGAGCCGGCGCGCGCCAAGGCCACTGCAGCGGGCGTGAAGGAGATCTATATCGACGATCTGCGCGAGGAGTTCGTGCGCGATTTCGTCTTCCCCATGTTCCGCGCCAACGCCATCTACGAGGGCGAGTATCTGCTCGGCACCTCGATCGCGCGTCCCTTGATCGGCAAGCGTCTGATCGAAATCGCCGCCGAGACCGGTGCCGACGCCATCTCGCACGGCGCCACCGGCAAGGGCAACGACCAGGTCCGCTTCGAGCTGACCGCCTATGCGCTGAACCCGGACATCAAGATCATCGCACCCTGGCGCGAGTGGGATCTGCTCTCGCGCGAGAAGCTGATGGACTATGCGGCGAGCCGCGGGATCGCGGTCGAGATGAAACGCGACGGCACCAAGTCGCCCTACTCGATGGACGCCAACCTGCTGCACATCTCCTATGAAGGCTACGACCTGGAGGATCCCTGGGTCGAGCCGGGTGCGGACATGTGGCGCTGGAGCGTCGCGCCGGAGGATGCACCGGATCAGGCGACCCTGATCGAGCTGATGTTCGAGCGCGGCGATTGTGTCGGCATCGACGGTCAGCGGATGTCCCCGGCCGAGGTCCTCGCGGAGCTGAACCGCATCGGCGGGGCCAACGGCATCGGACGCAGCGATATCGTCGAGAACCGCTATGTCGGCATGAAGTCGCGCGGCTGCTACGAGACACCCGGCGGCACCATCCTGCTCAAGGCCCATCGCGCCATGGAATCCTTGACGCTCGACCGCGAGGCAGCGCACCTCAAAGACGAGCTGATGCCGCGCTATGCAAGCCTCGTCTACAACGGCTATTGGTTCGCGCCCGAGCGGCTGATGCTTCAGGCCGCGATCGACGCGACCCAAGATGTCGTCAACGGTGTCGTGCGCCTGCGGCTCTACAAGGGCAACGTGATGGTGGTCGGGCGCAAGTCCGAAACCAACAGCCTGTTCGACGCCTCGATCGCGACCTTCGAAGAGGATGCCGGGGCCTACGATCAGAAGGACGCAACCGGGTTTATTCGGTTGAATGCGTTGCGGTTGCGGGTGGCCGGGCGCAAACGTCGCTAA
- a CDS encoding DUF433 domain-containing protein, which yields MNWQDRLSADANICHGKVCVKGTRVMVSVILDNLAEGETHQAIREGYRVEEEDIQAALQYAAALASDRIVALSREAA from the coding sequence ATGAACTGGCAGGACCGACTCAGCGCCGACGCCAATATCTGTCACGGAAAGGTGTGCGTCAAAGGCACGCGCGTCATGGTGTCCGTGATCCTCGATAATCTGGCGGAGGGTGAAACGCACCAGGCGATTCGAGAGGGGTATCGAGTCGAGGAGGAAGATATTCAGGCGGCGCTGCAATATGCCGCGGCACTGGCGAGCGACCGGATCGTCGCCCTGTCCCGGGAAGCGGCCTGA
- a CDS encoding DUF5615 family PIN-like protein: MRFKVDENLHPEVAARLCAEGHDAMTVFEQGLRGHPDDEIAVVCQAEQRVILTLDLDFSNIRRYPPQDYAGIIVLRPGSKCRASVMRALTQFMPLLSTVPLIGHLWIVEEQRVRIRNGSA, encoded by the coding sequence ATGCGCTTCAAGGTGGATGAGAACCTCCATCCCGAGGTCGCGGCGCGACTGTGTGCGGAGGGCCATGACGCGATGACGGTCTTCGAGCAGGGTTTGCGTGGCCATCCCGACGACGAGATAGCTGTCGTCTGTCAAGCCGAGCAACGAGTGATCCTGACGCTCGACCTGGATTTCAGCAACATCAGACGCTATCCGCCGCAGGATTATGCCGGGATCATCGTTCTGCGGCCAGGGAGCAAGTGCCGCGCTTCGGTCATGCGCGCGCTGACTCAATTCATGCCGCTCCTCTCAACGGTTCCATTGATCGGGCACCTCTGGATCGTCGAGGAGCAGCGCGTTCGTATTCGGAATGGAAGTGCTTAA
- a CDS encoding PQQ-dependent sugar dehydrogenase, translated as MIRPIALALFGVLWLPLVHCAPVEGPVEPTADVPEAKGWSSEIVTDGLEHPWSIAWLPDGSALITERPGRLRILRDGALVRKPVSGLPSVLSHGQGGLMDVALHPDFERNRLVYLTFATGTPKANRTALARGRLDGDRLQDVEVIFENADVKSGGQHFGSRLLWLPDKSLLMSIGDGGNPPASFAGGNIRDQAQRLETHFGKVLRLTEDGRPHPDNPFVDRKGARPEIYSYGHRNIQGLAIDPASGRIWANEHGSRGGDELNLIEPGKNYGWPEVTYSMEYHGPRVSDETSRPGVVDPLINWTPSKAPSGLAFYTGDRYPGWQGNLFSGALVFGQVRRIVLDGARVVDEEKLTIGNRVRDVRQGPDGFLYVLIDSGEGSLLRIEPR; from the coding sequence ATGATCCGTCCGATCGCACTCGCTCTTTTCGGTGTACTTTGGCTCCCGCTCGTCCACTGCGCACCGGTCGAAGGTCCTGTCGAACCCACCGCAGACGTGCCCGAGGCGAAGGGATGGAGCAGCGAGATCGTGACGGATGGCCTGGAGCATCCCTGGTCCATCGCCTGGCTCCCGGACGGATCGGCGCTGATCACCGAGCGCCCGGGACGTCTGCGCATCCTGCGCGACGGTGCCTTGGTGCGCAAACCCGTCTCCGGTCTGCCTTCCGTCTTGTCCCACGGTCAAGGCGGTCTGATGGATGTCGCCCTTCACCCGGATTTCGAGCGCAACCGACTCGTCTATCTCACCTTCGCGACCGGAACCCCGAAGGCCAATCGGACCGCACTCGCACGCGGACGACTCGACGGCGACCGGCTTCAAGACGTCGAGGTCATCTTCGAGAACGCCGACGTCAAGAGCGGCGGACAACATTTCGGCTCGCGCCTGCTGTGGCTGCCGGATAAGAGTCTGCTGATGAGCATCGGCGACGGCGGAAACCCGCCGGCCTCCTTTGCCGGCGGCAACATCCGTGACCAGGCCCAGCGGCTGGAGACCCATTTCGGCAAGGTCCTGAGACTGACGGAAGACGGGCGTCCGCATCCGGACAACCCCTTTGTCGATCGAAAAGGCGCGCGTCCCGAGATCTACAGCTACGGCCACCGCAACATCCAAGGCTTGGCCATCGATCCCGCGAGCGGACGCATCTGGGCCAACGAGCACGGTTCCCGCGGCGGGGACGAGCTCAACCTGATCGAGCCGGGCAAGAACTACGGCTGGCCCGAGGTCACCTACAGCATGGAATATCACGGACCGCGCGTCTCCGACGAGACCAGTCGCCCCGGGGTGGTCGACCCGCTGATCAACTGGACACCCTCCAAGGCGCCGAGCGGTCTCGCCTTCTATACCGGTGATCGCTACCCCGGCTGGCAAGGCAACCTCTTCAGCGGCGCGCTGGTGTTTGGGCAGGTAAGGCGTATCGTCCTGGACGGCGCGAGGGTCGTCGACGAGGAAAAGCTCACCATCGGCAATCGCGTGAGAGATGTCCGGCAAGGGCCGGACGGTTTTCTTTATGTGCTGATCGACTCGGGAGAGGGGTCTTTGCTGCGCATCGAGCCCCGCTAA
- a CDS encoding DUF971 domain-containing protein, translating into MDQRARPTDISLHQKSRILEVTFDDGARFKLPCEYLRVYSPSAEVRGHSPSTAKLQVKKEEVNITDLQQVGSYAVKIFFDDGHKSGLYDWDYLYKLGRAWQPFWFDYLEKIGAAGYRRTAPDPFETMKARGEAPSELPDRTATNPTETTEEATP; encoded by the coding sequence ATGGATCAACGCGCTCGACCGACCGATATCAGCCTGCATCAAAAATCACGCATCCTGGAGGTGACCTTCGACGACGGGGCACGCTTCAAACTGCCGTGCGAGTACCTGCGGGTCTATTCGCCGTCTGCGGAGGTCCGCGGCCACTCGCCGAGCACCGCGAAGCTCCAGGTCAAGAAGGAGGAGGTCAACATCACCGACCTGCAGCAGGTCGGCAGTTATGCGGTGAAGATCTTCTTCGACGACGGCCACAAATCCGGCCTCTATGACTGGGACTACCTCTACAAACTGGGGCGGGCCTGGCAGCCGTTTTGGTTCGATTATCTGGAAAAAATCGGCGCGGCCGGATACAGGCGCACGGCACCGGATCCCTTCGAGACCATGAAGGCGCGCGGCGAGGCGCCGTCCGAGCTGCCCGACCGGACAGCGACAAACCCGACCGAGACTACCGAGGAGGCGACCCCATGA
- the hemH gene encoding ferrochelatase, translated as MTFVSTPDFRHDTPECLGVLLANLGTPDAPSVPAVRRYLAEFLADPRVVELPRALWLPILHAVILRVRPARSAKAYRAVWAEDGSPLLSIARRQAAAVQTRLSERFVGPVKVALGMRYGNPSIPAALAELRQANARRVLVFPLYPQYSGSTTASVFDAVTRELQRWRWLPELRFINQYHDEPAYIDAVAESIRNHWAEQGEPERLLFSFHGIPKDYFENGDPYFCHCQKTARLVTDRLGLPSDRWALTFQSRVGFKEWLKPYTDETLKAWGAEGVRSVQVLSPGFSADCLETIEEIDEENRGYFLGAGGKEFSYIHCLNDAASHIEMLAGLVERHAAGWPEVTQVAADNAALAARHGRAVALGAAA; from the coding sequence ATGACGTTCGTAAGTACCCCTGATTTTCGCCACGATACCCCGGAATGCCTCGGGGTCCTGCTCGCCAACCTCGGCACCCCGGATGCGCCGAGCGTGCCGGCCGTGCGCCGCTATCTGGCCGAGTTCCTGGCCGACCCGCGCGTCGTGGAGCTGCCGCGCGCGCTCTGGCTCCCGATCCTGCACGCCGTCATCCTGCGCGTGCGTCCGGCCCGCTCGGCAAAGGCGTACCGGGCGGTCTGGGCGGAGGACGGCTCGCCGCTCCTGAGCATCGCCCGGCGGCAGGCCGCAGCCGTCCAGACCCGTCTGAGCGAGCGATTCGTCGGACCGGTCAAGGTCGCGCTGGGGATGCGCTACGGCAACCCGTCCATCCCTGCGGCCCTGGCCGAGCTGCGCCAAGCCAACGCGCGCCGGGTCTTGGTCTTTCCGCTCTATCCGCAGTATTCCGGATCGACCACCGCCTCCGTGTTCGACGCCGTTACGCGCGAGCTGCAGCGTTGGCGTTGGCTTCCCGAGCTGCGCTTCATCAACCAGTACCATGACGAGCCGGCCTACATCGACGCGGTGGCCGAGAGCATCCGCAACCACTGGGCCGAACAGGGCGAGCCCGAGCGTTTGCTGTTTTCTTTCCATGGGATTCCCAAGGATTATTTCGAGAATGGCGACCCTTATTTCTGTCACTGCCAGAAGACCGCGCGACTGGTGACCGATCGTCTCGGTCTGCCGTCGGATCGCTGGGCATTGACCTTCCAGTCCCGCGTCGGCTTCAAAGAGTGGCTCAAGCCCTACACGGACGAGACCTTGAAGGCATGGGGTGCCGAAGGCGTGCGATCGGTCCAGGTCCTATCGCCCGGATTCTCGGCCGATTGCCTGGAAACCATCGAGGAGATCGACGAAGAGAACCGTGGCTATTTCCTCGGCGCCGGGGGCAAGGAGTTCAGCTACATCCATTGCCTCAACGACGCGGCCTCGCACATCGAGATGCTGGCAGGCCTGGTTGAACGGCACGCGGCCGGCTGGCCGGAGGTGACGCAGGTCGCCGCCGACAACGCTGCGCTGGCCGCGCGGCACGGCCGCGCCGTCGCGCTCGGGGCTGCGGCTTAA
- a CDS encoding hemerythrin domain-containing protein yields the protein MYPVMTRLAEDHVRLTKLLDLFEDLLNRFHEGAEPDYELMAEMLEYMDNYSDIVHHPTEDIIFERVLEKGTERHDVFDVLMRQHKALGQLSKRFRESLDGILHEEVLLREDVEAHGRELIGTLRAHKRLEDEEAFPIALERLSEEDWAQIEAQAPTQDDPLFGTLDPARYHALYARLSAETES from the coding sequence ATGTACCCGGTAATGACTCGACTCGCCGAGGACCACGTCCGTCTCACAAAGCTGCTCGATCTGTTCGAAGACCTGCTGAACCGGTTTCACGAGGGCGCGGAGCCCGATTACGAGCTGATGGCCGAGATGCTCGAGTACATGGACAACTACTCCGACATCGTCCATCACCCGACCGAGGACATCATCTTCGAGCGCGTTTTGGAGAAAGGCACCGAACGCCATGATGTCTTCGACGTCCTGATGCGTCAGCACAAGGCGCTCGGGCAGCTGAGCAAACGCTTTCGCGAGTCGCTCGACGGGATCCTTCATGAGGAGGTCTTGCTGCGCGAAGACGTCGAGGCGCACGGGCGCGAGCTGATCGGGACACTGCGGGCCCACAAGCGGCTCGAGGACGAGGAGGCATTCCCGATTGCGCTCGAACGTTTGTCCGAAGAGGATTGGGCACAGATCGAGGCGCAGGCGCCGACTCAGGACGACCCCTTGTTCGGGACCCTGGATCCGGCGCGTTATCACGCGCTCTACGCGCGACTCTCGGCCGAGACGGAGTCATGA
- a CDS encoding TrkA family potassium uptake protein produces the protein MDNVVYLIMRRMRTPLLVLIGTYAVAMAGMALIPAQDAAGNPVPMSLFHAFYFVSYMSTTIGFGELPNAFTDAQRIWVSFSVFATVAVWLYAIGTLITLLQDTTFQRAILESRFRRRVRRLREPFYLVCGYGQTGTALVRSLTDRHRRAVAIDIDPQRVNLLKLDNLREYVPSLCADARQPSSLEDAGLRHPLCKGVVALTNVNETNLKIAIAAKLLHPEITVICRADSHEVEANMASFGTDHIYDPFDTFALDMAIAIQSPCLALLSKWLAGYEDQALDAPIFPPTEGRWILCGFGRFGKAMYRHLKEQGLDLTVIEALPHKTGLPKEGVVHGRGTEAVTLEQAGIGDAVGLVAGTDEDADNLSIIMTALMLNPSLFVVARQNRHHNKILFERVGAQVVMMPSNIIADRIRVRLGTPLLAELTMLARYQDDDWACALVSRVVALVDDHPPHVWEISIDEIEAPALCALDRRGIPVTIAELTRDPRDRDRDLPLIVLLRLGTEERELLPAPDVRVCSGDRLLLCGRADASRSLTWTLRNLNVLDYVLTGNAAPGGLVWRWLARRRARGVQRGEKSASARHKR, from the coding sequence ATGGACAACGTCGTCTATCTCATCATGCGGCGGATGCGCACGCCGCTGTTGGTCTTGATCGGGACCTATGCCGTGGCGATGGCTGGCATGGCGCTGATCCCCGCGCAGGATGCGGCCGGCAACCCGGTTCCGATGAGCCTCTTCCATGCCTTTTACTTCGTCAGCTACATGTCGACCACCATCGGGTTCGGCGAGCTGCCGAACGCCTTCACCGATGCGCAGCGCATTTGGGTCTCCTTCAGCGTGTTCGCCACGGTGGCGGTCTGGCTCTATGCCATCGGAACACTGATCACGCTGCTGCAGGATACGACGTTTCAGCGAGCCATCCTGGAGAGCCGCTTTCGCCGTCGGGTCCGGCGGCTGCGCGAGCCCTTCTATCTGGTCTGCGGCTATGGTCAAACCGGAACCGCCTTGGTGCGCAGCCTCACCGATCGACACCGGCGTGCCGTGGCGATCGACATCGATCCGCAGCGGGTGAACCTGCTCAAGCTCGACAACCTGCGCGAATACGTCCCCTCGTTGTGTGCCGATGCCCGGCAGCCGTCCAGCCTCGAGGATGCAGGTCTTCGACATCCGCTCTGCAAAGGCGTGGTGGCGCTCACCAACGTCAACGAGACCAATCTCAAGATCGCCATCGCGGCCAAGCTGCTGCATCCCGAGATCACCGTCATCTGTCGGGCCGATTCGCACGAAGTCGAGGCCAACATGGCCTCGTTCGGAACGGATCACATCTACGACCCTTTCGATACCTTTGCCCTGGACATGGCCATCGCCATTCAGTCCCCCTGTCTGGCCCTGCTGAGCAAGTGGCTGGCCGGCTACGAGGACCAAGCGCTCGACGCCCCGATCTTCCCGCCGACCGAAGGGCGTTGGATCCTCTGCGGCTTCGGGCGTTTCGGCAAGGCGATGTACCGCCACCTGAAAGAGCAGGGTCTGGATCTCACCGTCATCGAAGCGCTTCCGCACAAGACCGGCCTCCCCAAGGAGGGCGTCGTGCACGGGCGCGGTACCGAGGCGGTGACGCTGGAGCAGGCGGGGATCGGCGATGCTGTCGGCTTGGTAGCCGGCACGGACGAGGATGCGGACAACCTCTCGATCATCATGACCGCCTTGATGCTGAACCCATCCCTGTTCGTTGTGGCCCGTCAGAATCGTCACCACAACAAGATCTTGTTCGAGCGCGTCGGTGCGCAGGTCGTCATGATGCCGAGCAACATCATCGCCGATCGTATCCGGGTGCGGCTCGGCACGCCTTTGTTGGCCGAGCTCACCATGCTGGCGCGGTATCAGGACGACGACTGGGCGTGCGCGCTGGTGAGTCGAGTCGTCGCACTCGTCGACGATCATCCGCCGCATGTCTGGGAGATCTCGATCGACGAGATCGAGGCACCGGCCCTGTGCGCCCTGGATCGACGCGGAATTCCGGTGACCATCGCCGAGCTCACGCGCGATCCACGCGATCGCGATCGGGACTTGCCGCTGATCGTCCTACTGCGTCTGGGCACCGAAGAGCGCGAGCTGCTCCCCGCCCCGGATGTACGGGTGTGCAGCGGTGATCGGCTGCTCTTGTGCGGGCGCGCCGATGCGAGTCGCAGCCTGACCTGGACGCTGCGAAACCTGAACGTGCTCGACTATGTCCTGACCGGGAACGCAGCCCCCGGCGGCCTGGTCTGGCGTTGGCTCGCGCGGCGTCGTGCGCGGGGTGTGCAACGCGGCGAAAAATCCGCGTCTGCTCGGCATAAACGATGA
- a CDS encoding DUF6394 family protein yields the protein MNPEKVVFGFFIVLALTLNFGFFVGEIDNPEHHHVWELFAVVLVNLVATVLKFGDRTHMGALLLATSLVAMLQLIGAALIWTIAVHATEAGMTPAVMASIVSLSGGAMIANVVSVVLLVIETFTLRR from the coding sequence ATGAACCCCGAAAAGGTCGTCTTCGGCTTCTTCATCGTCTTGGCACTGACCCTGAACTTCGGATTTTTCGTCGGCGAGATCGACAATCCCGAGCATCATCACGTCTGGGAGCTGTTTGCGGTCGTCCTGGTCAATCTGGTCGCGACCGTGCTGAAGTTCGGAGATCGCACGCACATGGGCGCATTGCTGTTGGCGACCAGCCTGGTCGCCATGCTGCAATTGATCGGTGCGGCGCTGATCTGGACGATCGCCGTTCATGCAACCGAGGCCGGCATGACGCCCGCCGTGATGGCCAGCATCGTCTCCTTGAGCGGCGGGGCCATGATCGCCAACGTGGTGTCGGTGGTGCTGCTGGTGATCGAGACCTTCACACTGCGTCGCTAA
- a CDS encoding alpha-isopropylmalate synthase regulatory domain-containing protein, with amino-acid sequence MTQSGRYVHIMDTTLRDGEQTQGVSFSPDEKVNIAKVLLEQVRVDRIEVASARVSSGEADAVGQIIAWAEERDLASRVEVLGFVDGGRSVDWIRAAGGHVINLLAKGSEKHCRGQLGKTLDQHADDVKVTIAIARDRGLAVNLYLEDWSNGYRDNPAYVFGLVERLADCGIGHVMLPDTLGVMTPERVFDAFTDMLGHFPGIKLDFHPHNDYGLATANVLAAARAGAAAVHCTVNCLGERAGNASLAEVAVNLRDQLGLQIGIDETHLARISELVEYFSGKRIADNAPIIGADVFTQTAGIHADGDRKGSLYHTRLSPERFARRRKYALGKLAGKASLAKNLERLDITLSEENQAKVLKRIVELGDSKKTITIEDLPFIIAEVLESKDYNHAELLACSVSSTLDLESTASIKMRIGEEVHTAAGSGNGGFDAFNNALAKIVKKRGLGLPTLLDYEVRIPKGGRTDALTECSITWDTDQGELRTRGVHANQVFAAIGATVRMLNIMMHRTLTEQRAAQSASSAA; translated from the coding sequence ATGACCCAGTCCGGCCGTTACGTCCACATCATGGACACCACCCTGCGCGATGGCGAGCAGACCCAAGGAGTGTCCTTTTCACCCGATGAAAAGGTCAATATCGCCAAGGTGTTGCTTGAGCAGGTTCGGGTGGATCGCATCGAGGTCGCCTCGGCGCGCGTATCCTCGGGCGAGGCCGATGCCGTCGGGCAGATCATCGCCTGGGCCGAGGAGCGCGATCTGGCGTCCCGCGTGGAGGTGTTGGGCTTCGTCGACGGCGGTCGCAGCGTCGACTGGATCCGCGCTGCCGGCGGACACGTCATCAACCTGCTCGCCAAGGGCAGCGAGAAGCACTGTCGCGGCCAGCTCGGCAAGACGCTCGATCAGCACGCCGACGACGTCAAAGTCACGATCGCGATCGCCCGCGACCGCGGTTTGGCCGTCAATCTGTATTTGGAAGACTGGTCGAACGGCTATCGCGACAACCCGGCCTATGTCTTCGGACTGGTCGAGCGTCTCGCCGATTGCGGGATCGGGCACGTCATGCTCCCGGATACGCTCGGCGTCATGACGCCCGAGCGGGTCTTCGACGCCTTCACGGACATGCTCGGGCACTTTCCCGGCATCAAGCTCGATTTCCATCCGCACAACGACTACGGGCTCGCGACCGCCAACGTGCTTGCAGCGGCTCGGGCGGGCGCGGCGGCCGTACACTGTACCGTCAACTGTCTCGGCGAGCGCGCCGGCAATGCCTCGTTGGCGGAGGTTGCGGTCAATCTGCGCGATCAGCTCGGGTTGCAGATCGGCATCGACGAGACCCATCTGGCGCGCATCAGCGAGCTGGTCGAATACTTCTCGGGCAAGCGAATCGCCGACAATGCACCCATCATCGGCGCCGATGTCTTCACGCAGACCGCCGGCATCCACGCCGACGGGGATCGCAAAGGCAGCCTCTACCACACCCGCCTCTCGCCCGAGCGTTTCGCGCGACGGCGCAAGTACGCGCTGGGCAAGCTCGCCGGCAAGGCGTCGCTCGCGAAGAATCTGGAGCGTCTGGACATCACGCTCTCGGAGGAGAACCAGGCCAAGGTTCTGAAGCGGATCGTCGAGCTCGGCGATTCCAAAAAGACCATCACGATTGAAGACCTGCCCTTCATCATCGCCGAGGTCCTGGAGAGCAAGGACTACAACCATGCCGAGCTGCTCGCCTGCTCGGTCTCCTCGACCCTGGATCTGGAGTCGACGGCGAGCATCAAGATGCGCATCGGCGAGGAGGTTCACACCGCCGCCGGCAGCGGCAACGGCGGTTTCGACGCCTTCAACAATGCGCTGGCGAAGATCGTGAAGAAGCGTGGTCTCGGCCTTCCGACCCTGCTCGACTACGAGGTCCGCATCCCCAAGGGCGGGCGTACCGACGCGCTCACCGAGTGCAGCATCACCTGGGACACCGACCAAGGCGAGCTGCGCACCCGCGGCGTGCATGCCAATCAGGTCTTCGCGGCGATCGGAGCGACGGTGCGGATGCTCAACATCATGATGCATCGCACCCTGACCGAGCAGCGGGCCGCGCAGAGCGCCTCCTCGGCAGCCTGA
- the thrC gene encoding threonine synthase has product MQYSSTRGGIAPVGFAEAVLMGLATDGGLLVPTDVPRVDVSTLRAWSGLGFQDLALEVMTPFVGDEIPRDDLRALIERSYATFTHPEVTPIVEVGDRRILELFHGPTAAFKDVALQFLGNLFEYLLARDGGELNIFGATSGDTGSAAIYGVRGKARISIFMLHPKGRVSPIQERQMTSVLDPNVHNIAVRGSFDDAQRIVKALFNDLPFKSEFSLGAVNSINWARILAQMVYYVFAWARCSGGDPERRVSFAVPTGNFGDVFAGYLAKRMGVPIDRLIIATNRNDILTRFVDTGIYAVGDVYQTLSPAMDIQIASNFERYLYFLHDGDAGKVRALLEALQATGRLEVDAAHHARARADFDAVAVSDAETLEQIRQTYAAADYILCPHTAVGVKAGGVAEHPVCLATAHPAKFNEAIQLAIGRDAPLPPALQGLMDLPTRCLELDAGAEPLKAHIRATLKDSG; this is encoded by the coding sequence ATGCAGTACTCAAGCACGCGCGGCGGGATTGCCCCGGTCGGCTTTGCCGAGGCCGTCTTGATGGGCCTGGCGACCGACGGTGGACTTTTGGTTCCGACCGATGTGCCGCGCGTCGATGTGTCGACCCTGCGGGCCTGGTCCGGTCTAGGCTTTCAGGATCTGGCCCTCGAGGTCATGACGCCATTCGTCGGGGACGAGATCCCGCGCGACGACCTGCGCGCGCTGATCGAGCGCTCCTACGCCACCTTCACGCACCCCGAGGTGACGCCGATCGTCGAGGTCGGCGATCGGCGGATCCTCGAGCTTTTCCACGGTCCGACCGCGGCCTTCAAGGACGTTGCACTTCAATTCCTCGGGAATCTCTTCGAGTATCTCCTGGCCCGTGACGGCGGGGAGCTCAACATTTTCGGTGCAACCTCGGGCGATACCGGCTCCGCGGCCATCTACGGGGTCCGGGGGAAGGCGCGGATCAGCATCTTCATGCTCCATCCCAAGGGTCGGGTCTCGCCGATCCAGGAACGTCAGATGACGAGCGTGCTGGATCCCAATGTCCACAACATCGCGGTACGCGGCAGCTTCGACGACGCCCAGAGGATCGTCAAAGCGCTCTTCAACGACCTGCCGTTCAAGTCCGAGTTCAGCCTGGGCGCGGTCAACTCGATCAACTGGGCGCGGATCCTGGCCCAGATGGTCTATTACGTCTTTGCTTGGGCGCGCTGCAGCGGCGGGGATCCCGAGCGACGCGTAAGCTTTGCAGTGCCGACCGGCAACTTCGGCGATGTCTTTGCGGGCTATCTCGCCAAGCGGATGGGCGTGCCGATCGATCGGCTGATCATCGCGACCAATCGCAACGACATCCTCACGCGGTTTGTCGATACGGGCATCTACGCCGTCGGCGACGTCTATCAGACCCTCAGCCCCGCCATGGACATTCAGATCGCCTCGAATTTCGAGCGCTACCTGTATTTCCTTCACGACGGGGATGCCGGGAAGGTCCGTGCGCTGCTCGAGGCGCTGCAGGCGACCGGTCGGCTCGAGGTCGACGCAGCACATCATGCCCGCGCTCGGGCCGATTTCGATGCCGTCGCGGTGAGCGATGCCGAGACGCTCGAGCAGATTCGGCAGACCTATGCGGCGGCCGACTATATCCTCTGCCCGCACACCGCGGTCGGGGTCAAGGCGGGCGGCGTTGCGGAGCATCCGGTCTGTCTTGCGACGGCCCATCCGGCGAAGTTCAACGAGGCGATCCAACTGGCCATCGGCCGCGATGCTCCCTTGCCGCCCGCACTGCAGGGGTTGATGGATCTGCCGACCCGCTGTCTCGAGCTCGATGCCGGCGCCGAGCCGCTCAAGGCACACATCCGCGCCACCCTGAAGGACAGCGGATGA